DNA sequence from the Trichocoleus desertorum ATA4-8-CV12 genome:
AGGCCAAATGCCGCTAAGCCAGCTGTACCCGCTAACGCTAGTTCTAGAAGTTGAGTTAGTAGTCCTTCAGTGCCCAGAAATCGCTCGCAGACTTGCAGGGTTCCCCAAGAAGCACCTCCGGCGATCGCGCTACTCAAACCCAACCCTAAAATCGGCCAACTCAATTCCCGCCAAGGCAAACCATGTAGGCGACGATGCAGAATCACCAACAAGACAATACTGGAGGTGATGTTGACCCCAACAGTAGCCAAAACTAGGCCAGACGCACCAAAAGGTTTGATGAGCAGGAAGTCTAAGGCTGCATTCAAAAAGATGTTGATGATGCTGATCCGGAAGGGAGTATCGCCATCCCCTAAGGCATAAAACACTCTCACCAGCACGTCTCGCGCCAAGTAGACAAACATGCCAACACTATAGGCAATCAAGAGCGATGCTGTGAGGCGGGAAGCCGATTCATCAAAGGCGTAGCGCTCATACACCACCCGTACGATCGGAAATGCCAGCGCGATCATGATGGCACTGAGAGGTAGCATCGCCACCGCAGTCAGCAACAAGCCTTGACGAATCCGCCCCTTTAATTCGGGCCAATCCGCCGGATCGGTGAGCCGCGAGAACACAGGCATCAAAGGCACCAAAATCATGTTGGAAAGAATGCCTAGAGGTGTGTTGACCAACAAACCCGCGTAACCCAAAGCCGATACTGCCGCTGCTGCTTGAGGCAAAAACGAAGCAAAGAATAAATCCGTCCAGACATTGATTTGCATCATGCCTGAGGAAAAGGTAGCTGGCCCCATAATTTTGATTATTTCTTTGACTTCAGGGCGATGGAAGTCAAAGCGCAGCCGTAAGCCGCCCATACCTGCTTGCGCTTGAGCAGGTAGCTGCACTAGCCATTGCAAAACGCCCCCCGCCAAGGTGCCCCAAGCCAATACAATTCCTCCGATCATGGCGTACTGGGGGGTAGTAATTTGGGAACCCGCTTGGAATGCCAAGATGCCAATCCCGATCAGCACAGTCACACTAGAGAACAGAGGGCTGATGGAGGGTAACCAATATTGATCTGAGGCATTTAAGGTGCCAAAGCCAATCCCGATCAACCCAGCCAGTAAAGCCATCGGAGCCATGATCCGAAACTGCTGGATCGCGATCGCCCTAGTTTGAGTCAATACTTGAAATTGCTCTGGAGTAACCCCTTGCGCCTGCGCCACCTCTGGGCTGATGTATAAACCGGGAGCTACCAAATGCATTAGCGGATCGGCAAACACGATCAAGCCAATGGTGACGAGTAGCAGCAACCCCCCCACTAAAGTTGTGATCGTTTCTACAATCGGAGCAACTTCGCTTTGTTTGCGCTTGGATAGCACACTGACGATCGCGCTATGGAACGGGCCATTGATGCCACCCAACAAAATCAGCAGAAACCCTGGGATCACATAGGCAAAGTTGTAAGCTCCAGCGGCAGGACCCACCCCAAACGCAGCGGCGATCGCTTGCTGACGCACCAATCCAAACACTTTACTGATCATCGTGGCCACAGCCACAATCCCAGCAATTCCAGCGAGGGAACGAGAAGGCTTTTTAGTTTCAGACACGAATAGTTACAGATAACGAACGTGCATCCCCTATTTAATCGCGAATCGGCCAGTTCCGCCCGGATCAATCTTGTGGAACGCCGCCATTCCTACTACCGTCCTCATTAGTATGGTTGCAGTGAATGGTTCTAATAAATGGTTTGTAGGCTACTCAGCGATTTTGCGTAGTAAGTTAGGCCAAAGACCAGTACAAGAACTAATAAAACAAAGTCATACTGAATTCATCTACAGGTCTAGCGATCGCATCTCCAAACTTGCAGGCGAACCAAAAGAGTCTAACAACTCAGTTCCCTCAAGCTTTGGAGATGTTGAACTGTTGCAAGCAGTTCTTTAGGGTGCTTAAGTCATGCCACTAGTACGGAAATTAAGGCAGAGTTAGCCTATGAGCACCGAGCAGTTTTATGCCAAGCTCCGCCGCCTCAAGCAGTTTATTGAGATTACCCAGCCTCACAATTTTGTAGATTTGCCCTACGACTGGCATGTGGTAATTACAGATATTGTGGGTTCTACCCAGGCCATAGAAGCAGGCCGTTATAAAGATGTCAATCTGTTGGGTGCTTGCTCAATTGTGGCTGTGCTCAACGTTGCTAAATCTGCCGAGATTCCCTTTGTTTTTGGGGGCGATGGAGCTTCTATTTTGATTCCCCCAGCTTTGCTGAGTCAAGCGAAGCAAGCCCTGCTAGCGACGCAACAGGCTGCCAAGACAAGATTTGGCTTAGACCTCCGAGTAGGGCTGGTTCCAGTAGTTGATGTTTTAGCAGCTGGCTTTGAAATTAAAGTGGCCAAGTTGCAAGTTTCAGAAAACTACAATCAAGGAATATTTACAGGTGGGGGCCTGACTTATGCCACTGAGATGGTAAAGCAGGATATCCCTAATAATCCTTATCAGCTGAAACCCGCAACTCAACCCCTACAACCTGATTTTTCAGGGCTGGAGTGTCGTTGGCAAGATATTCCTAACCAACGTGGCGAAGTGCTCAGCATTTTAGTGCTGGCAATGGGTTCTAAAGGAGAGCAAGAGCATACGTATCAGACAGTCATTCAGAAAATTCAAGAAATTTTTGGTGAAGATACGGATTTTCACCCTATAGGCACTGATAATCTTCAGCTTTCATTTCGGAATCAAAACTTGTTACCGGAAGCAAAGGCGCGATCGCTATCCCAGTCCTGGCTATACCAACAAATCTATTTGCTCAAGGAAAAGCTGGAGAATTTTCTTGGCTGGTTCTTCATGAAGTTTCGGATCAAGCTGGGAGACGTGGACTGGGGAACCTATAAGCAAATTGTGACCGCAGCGACGGACTACCGCAAATTTGATGACATGCTGCGGATGGTAATTGCGGGCACCGCCGATCAGCGGGAGCAACTGAATTGTTATTTGGAGGCTGAATATAAAGCGGGCAAGTTGGTGCACGGAGTCCATCTGTCCGATCGCGCCCTTATGACCTGTTTAGTATTTGAGCGCAATGGGCAACAGGTGCATTTTATTGATGGCGCAGATGGCGGCTATGCTCTGGCGGCGAAAGCCATGAAGGCCCGACTCCAGCGGAAAGCAGCAAACTGGTCAGTCTATGTCAAGATGGTGAAGTTGCGAAAAGTGAACCAGCGTCAAAGCTCTAGTTCACTCGAATTTCATACCGATGACCGCTTTAATCTACCAGTACCCGACACTCTACCCAGGCATTCTCCTCAAGCGTTACAAACGCTTCTTCGCGGACATCGAGTTAGCTAGCGGTGAAGTCATTACCGCTCATTGCCCCAACACGGGTCCGATGAGTTGCATCTCTAAACCGGGTAGCTCAGTGTATGTATCGCGCAGTGATAGCCCCACCCGGAAGCTACCTTACACCTGGGAACTGATTGAGGTGTATGAGCATGAGCCAACTTGGGTAGGAGTCAATACTGCCATGCCCAATCGTATTGTCAAGCTGGTTCTAGAAAATAAACTGATTCCTGAACTGGGAGACTATAGCGACATCCGGTTGGAGGTGGCTTACGGTCAAGAAAAAAGTCGGGTAGATTTTCTGCTCACGGGTGAGAAGCTAGAACGTCCCATTTACTTGGAAGTGAAAAGTACCACTTGGTGCGAGGGCGAGCGCTTGGTCCGCTTCCCAGATACGGTGACAACACGGGGCCAAAAACATATCCGTGAGTTGGCTGCTCTGCTCCCAGAAATAAGGCCAGTCATGCTCTATTTCATCAATCGAGGAGACTGCACACATTTTGCCTCAGGGGACGATCGCGATCCGACCTATGGCAAACTGCTACGCGAAGCGGTTACTAAAGGGCTAGAAGTCTTGCCTTGTCGCTTCAAGATTACTCCCGAAGGCATTTACTACCTGGGTTTGGCTGAACTGGTACTGTGACCAGTAGATCTCTGAACGAATAGCGATCGCTTGTCCTAGCAATCCCTTACTAATTAACCAGCCTCATCCTTTCCGTAATTCGTAGCAACACCCGTGTAGTTAGGCAGACCCCCCTTTCGGGTGAATTTATGAACTATTTCTCGGTGCTGATTACGCTGTTGCGCGATCGCAAAGATTTTATTGATGAGGTGCGCCAAGGAATTCGCCTTAATAGCAAAATTACCTCTTTATTAATTTCTAGTTCTATTCTGTTTGCTATTTATGGAGCGGTGATTGGAGCATTTGCTGGGCCTTTGCAAGCGCTATCCTCTGCGGTAAAACTACCAGCACTCTATCTAATCACTCTGATTATTTGTCTACCAACCCTATATTTCTTCAACATAATTTTTGGCTCCAAACTCACCTTAGGACAACACTTTGTGGTCTTGTTGGGTGCAGCAGCAATCATCAGTATTTTGCTCTTTAGCTTTGCTCCAGTTACCTTGTTTTTCTTGGCCACGATTGCTAACTACCAGTTTTTCAAGCTACTCAATGTGGTCATTTTTGGCATTACAGGCTTCTTAGGAATTAATTTTCTGTATCACGGTCTCCAAGCTTTGTCTCATCAGGATCTGGCAGGGCAAGCGACTCGGACACAAATTTTACAATCTTGGCTCATTCTTTATGCCTTTGTAGGTAGCCAATTGGGGTGGACGCTACGACCCTTCTTTGGTGCACCCGGAGAACCCTTTGAACTATTTCGAGATATGCAAGGAAACTTCTATTTGAATGTGATTCAGTCAATTCTAGAAGTTTTAGGTTTTCGTTAAGCTCAAGTGCTCCTAAGAAAAATTGACCTGCTCGCCACATTATTAATTTTAGCTGGCATGACAATATGAACTACTTCACAGTATTAATTACGCTGCTACGCGATCGCGATAATTTTGTTGAGGAAATTCATCATAAAGCCCGCCTTAAAACCAAAATTACCGCTCTACTTATTTCTAGCGCAATCTTTTTAGCAATTTATGGAGGAATTATTGGCGCTTTTGCCAGCCCCCTACAAGTTTTCGCCTCTGCAATTAAATTGCCTGCTTTATATTTGATTACGTTAATTATTTGTTTGCCAACACTCTATTTTTTTAATGCCTTCTTTGGCTCGAAGCAGAGTATTGAACAGAGTTTAGCATTGCTGCTGACAGCGATCTCCATTACAGCTGTCTTGTTATTTAGCTTTGCTCCTGTAACTTTGTTTTTCCTAATTACGATTCGCAATTATCAATTCTTTATTTTGTTAAATGTAGTAATTTTCGCTCTTACGGGATTTATCGGCATCTCCTACCTCTACCAAATTATGCGGCCTGAGTCTGAGCAACTAGAACTTGCTCCAATTGCTTCAGCTCCTCCAATTGAGGACAAAACTGAAAGTGATTTTGTGGTAATGGACGCAGACCAGAAGTTAAATAAAAAATCTTACAAGAATATAGATCCAGCAGTCAAAACTCGTACTAATATCTTGCGCTTCTGGTTAGGATTATATGCTTTTGTAGGTTGTCAACTGGCCTGGACACTTCGTCCTTTCTTTGGGGCTCCGGGACAAGCTTTTGAACTCTTTCGTCCCCGTGAAGGCAACTTTTACCTTAGCGTGATTCAATCACTGTTGGAGATTTTGATCAACTGAAACTACAATTGCTTTCTGCGATCGCACCATCCAAGCCATTAATCAGGATAAGGGCTA
Encoded proteins:
- the murJ gene encoding murein biosynthesis integral membrane protein MurJ, producing the protein MSETKKPSRSLAGIAGIVAVATMISKVFGLVRQQAIAAAFGVGPAAGAYNFAYVIPGFLLILLGGINGPFHSAIVSVLSKRKQSEVAPIVETITTLVGGLLLLVTIGLIVFADPLMHLVAPGLYISPEVAQAQGVTPEQFQVLTQTRAIAIQQFRIMAPMALLAGLIGIGFGTLNASDQYWLPSISPLFSSVTVLIGIGILAFQAGSQITTPQYAMIGGIVLAWGTLAGGVLQWLVQLPAQAQAGMGGLRLRFDFHRPEVKEIIKIMGPATFSSGMMQINVWTDLFFASFLPQAAAAVSALGYAGLLVNTPLGILSNMILVPLMPVFSRLTDPADWPELKGRIRQGLLLTAVAMLPLSAIMIALAFPIVRVVYERYAFDESASRLTASLLIAYSVGMFVYLARDVLVRVFYALGDGDTPFRISIINIFLNAALDFLLIKPFGASGLVLATVGVNITSSIVLLVILHRRLHGLPWRELSWPILGLGLSSAIAGGASWGTLQVCERFLGTEGLLTQLLELALAGTAGLAAFGLFATQLRLPEVDLFVDRIRQRLLRR
- a CDS encoding DUF3095 domain-containing protein — its product is MSTEQFYAKLRRLKQFIEITQPHNFVDLPYDWHVVITDIVGSTQAIEAGRYKDVNLLGACSIVAVLNVAKSAEIPFVFGGDGASILIPPALLSQAKQALLATQQAAKTRFGLDLRVGLVPVVDVLAAGFEIKVAKLQVSENYNQGIFTGGGLTYATEMVKQDIPNNPYQLKPATQPLQPDFSGLECRWQDIPNQRGEVLSILVLAMGSKGEQEHTYQTVIQKIQEIFGEDTDFHPIGTDNLQLSFRNQNLLPEAKARSLSQSWLYQQIYLLKEKLENFLGWFFMKFRIKLGDVDWGTYKQIVTAATDYRKFDDMLRMVIAGTADQREQLNCYLEAEYKAGKLVHGVHLSDRALMTCLVFERNGQQVHFIDGADGGYALAAKAMKARLQRKAANWSVYVKMVKLRKVNQRQSSSSLEFHTDDRFNLPVPDTLPRHSPQALQTLLRGHRVS
- the sfsA gene encoding DNA/RNA nuclease SfsA, coding for MTALIYQYPTLYPGILLKRYKRFFADIELASGEVITAHCPNTGPMSCISKPGSSVYVSRSDSPTRKLPYTWELIEVYEHEPTWVGVNTAMPNRIVKLVLENKLIPELGDYSDIRLEVAYGQEKSRVDFLLTGEKLERPIYLEVKSTTWCEGERLVRFPDTVTTRGQKHIRELAALLPEIRPVMLYFINRGDCTHFASGDDRDPTYGKLLREAVTKGLEVLPCRFKITPEGIYYLGLAELVL
- a CDS encoding actin-binding WH2 domain-containing protein gives rise to the protein MNYFSVLITLLRDRKDFIDEVRQGIRLNSKITSLLISSSILFAIYGAVIGAFAGPLQALSSAVKLPALYLITLIICLPTLYFFNIIFGSKLTLGQHFVVLLGAAAIISILLFSFAPVTLFFLATIANYQFFKLLNVVIFGITGFLGINFLYHGLQALSHQDLAGQATRTQILQSWLILYAFVGSQLGWTLRPFFGAPGEPFELFRDMQGNFYLNVIQSILEVLGFR